A window of the Vibrio fluvialis genome harbors these coding sequences:
- a CDS encoding TnsD family Tn7-like transposition protein produces the protein MLGFPLPYRDELLYSTIARHGIHSGTVSPKELLSEVFGDRKILATSDLPSHLKRIAALYPEEVGITPESLLYRNTLFPLYAPFVGEARRFALIRELTANGKSFVHLTTGAAASRIKQPMYLRYCHECIREQLSKHGECYWRRDWQVAGAESCSVHGSLVDSKIRRHDAHRHRFQAADLDVCPLVEQQPDEWQSDLLAQSIGELLNLEQRVTPEFSQWSRWYANLAADHSFNRGSLVRHELVREKVVGFWGAGWLSRYGLLSDNTETNWLRNIFRKHRKAFSYLEHLVVLHAFMEPGWKVAEVIDVVARLEPNEKTPAKELTGTGESELSKYRNRWLAAVKEHGTKRARLSGFGDIYAWLYRRDRQWLLEVNRSHKVPEPKHQTKVDWHRRDVETLKILISLRNESELRLDDPRRSRNWYLNRLEHKAGIEKHLDLLPLCSLFFDRHCENIFEYQIRRMTRTAIRITRNGEPLKRWQMLRWSGLSEERLTEQACRFLKEVLGI, from the coding sequence ATGCTGGGCTTTCCCCTGCCGTATCGTGACGAGCTGCTCTACAGCACGATAGCGAGGCACGGGATTCATAGCGGCACTGTGTCGCCGAAGGAACTGCTTTCGGAGGTGTTCGGCGACAGAAAGATTTTGGCCACATCCGATCTGCCGTCCCACCTTAAGCGCATCGCCGCGCTTTACCCGGAAGAAGTCGGGATCACGCCGGAGAGCCTACTCTATAGAAACACCCTCTTCCCCTTGTATGCGCCTTTTGTGGGTGAAGCGCGTCGTTTTGCACTTATCCGAGAGCTTACCGCCAACGGCAAAAGCTTTGTGCACCTCACGACCGGTGCCGCGGCTTCGCGCATTAAGCAGCCCATGTATCTCAGGTATTGCCACGAGTGCATTCGCGAGCAGTTGAGCAAACATGGCGAATGCTATTGGCGGCGCGACTGGCAGGTTGCCGGGGCAGAAAGCTGTTCGGTGCACGGCAGCCTGGTCGATTCGAAAATACGCCGTCACGATGCGCACAGGCACCGGTTTCAAGCTGCGGACTTGGACGTGTGCCCTTTGGTCGAACAGCAGCCTGATGAGTGGCAGAGCGACCTGTTGGCGCAAAGCATCGGTGAGCTGTTGAACCTGGAGCAGAGAGTTACGCCCGAGTTTTCCCAATGGAGCCGGTGGTATGCCAATCTGGCGGCCGATCATAGCTTTAATCGCGGTTCTCTGGTTCGTCATGAGCTTGTCCGAGAAAAAGTCGTAGGGTTTTGGGGAGCTGGTTGGCTTTCTCGATACGGACTCCTGTCCGACAACACTGAAACCAACTGGCTCAGAAACATATTCCGCAAACACCGCAAGGCATTCAGCTATCTTGAGCACCTGGTAGTTCTTCATGCCTTTATGGAACCGGGGTGGAAGGTAGCCGAGGTTATTGATGTTGTTGCGCGACTCGAACCGAACGAGAAAACTCCGGCCAAGGAGCTGACAGGAACGGGCGAAAGCGAGTTGAGCAAATATCGCAACAGGTGGCTGGCTGCCGTGAAAGAGCATGGTACCAAACGGGCTCGTCTTAGCGGATTCGGGGATATATACGCCTGGCTGTATCGCCGAGACAGACAATGGCTGCTGGAAGTAAACCGAAGCCATAAGGTGCCGGAGCCGAAACACCAGACCAAGGTCGACTGGCATAGGCGAGACGTGGAAACGCTCAAAATTCTGATCTCGCTGCGCAATGAGAGCGAATTGCGCCTGGATGATCCTCGGCGCTCAAGGAACTGGTATTTGAACCGATTGGAGCACAAAGCCGGGATAGAAAAGCATCTGGATCTACTACCTTTGTGCAGTTTGTTTTTTGATCGCCATTGTGAAAATATATTTGAATATCAAATAAGAAGAATGACCCGCACCGCCATACGGATAACGCGGAACGGCGAACCGTTGAAGCGCTGGCAGATGCTTAGGTGGTCCGGGTTGAGCGAAGAGCGCCTCACCGAGCAGGCCTGCCGTTTTCTCAAGGAGGTTCTAGGGATTTGA
- a CDS encoding AAA family ATPase has protein sequence MPLPENFVDAIYTDPGVARYRGNPLIEALPPIMDLQDLKVKLSGKVDFDPKDCFEKGHLRTHQISALLDDFFQPLSIHKQLEEKISIMIRGGYVGRNIADGSLNTKMQEGYRRIQEGVASDFRFSQSNSTARSLSLIGCSGSGKSTTLNRILATYPEVIFHPKYNFIQLPYLRIECPSNGSLKSLCLNFFREVDRTIESNYEQRYAQKRLGTEVLLSMMGQVATQRAIGVLVIDEIQRLTLKRNVTKEQMLEFFVALVNVVGVPVVIAGTPKARPMFEMELQAGRRSAGFGSLFWEPMKPGPHVIDVKTGKPKRTEWRAFTDKLWQYQWLTKRDEILNEEIRDCWFDLSQGVLDIVVKLFVLAQMRAISTGLERITVKLLRTVYEQELKPVHPMLDALRSGNPKLIVKYSDLRMPTLDKRLLELQKLIEERQAEKQDESAFGSNEKARKLYMMLQAMGCESDLLKPLIENVFKQFPNLSMPELSKIVLEWYSEPPEPKKTKAETVKPSDWHTLSSDDWRFKFSQAEKDCLYDDLKPGRELFDVLGWLKKVG, from the coding sequence ATGCCGTTGCCTGAAAACTTCGTTGATGCGATATATACGGATCCTGGCGTTGCCCGCTACCGGGGCAACCCGCTTATCGAAGCTCTGCCGCCCATTATGGACCTGCAGGACCTCAAGGTTAAGTTGAGCGGTAAGGTCGACTTCGACCCTAAGGATTGTTTCGAAAAGGGTCATTTGCGCACCCATCAGATAAGCGCATTGCTCGACGACTTTTTCCAGCCGCTGTCCATTCATAAACAGCTTGAAGAGAAAATATCCATCATGATCCGAGGCGGGTATGTGGGCCGCAATATCGCGGACGGCTCATTGAATACGAAAATGCAGGAAGGTTACCGGAGGATTCAGGAGGGCGTGGCCAGCGATTTCCGTTTTTCTCAATCCAACTCCACCGCAAGAAGCCTTTCATTGATCGGCTGCTCCGGCAGCGGGAAAAGCACTACCCTTAATCGGATTCTGGCAACCTACCCGGAAGTGATCTTTCACCCGAAGTACAATTTCATTCAATTGCCCTATCTGAGGATAGAGTGCCCGTCCAACGGCTCGCTGAAGAGCCTGTGCCTCAACTTTTTCCGCGAGGTTGACCGCACGATAGAATCTAACTACGAACAAAGGTATGCGCAAAAGCGTTTGGGCACAGAGGTGCTACTTTCAATGATGGGTCAGGTTGCGACGCAGCGGGCCATAGGCGTACTGGTGATCGACGAGATACAGCGCCTGACGCTGAAGCGAAATGTAACCAAGGAGCAGATGCTGGAGTTTTTCGTCGCTCTGGTGAACGTGGTCGGCGTTCCCGTGGTGATAGCAGGCACACCCAAGGCCAGGCCCATGTTCGAAATGGAATTGCAGGCAGGACGCCGAAGCGCCGGGTTCGGTTCCCTGTTCTGGGAGCCGATGAAACCCGGACCGCACGTAATCGATGTCAAAACGGGTAAGCCGAAAAGAACCGAATGGCGGGCCTTTACCGATAAGCTGTGGCAATACCAGTGGCTGACCAAGCGGGACGAGATACTGAACGAGGAGATCCGCGATTGCTGGTTCGATCTTTCTCAGGGCGTGCTGGATATCGTGGTCAAGCTGTTCGTGCTTGCGCAAATGCGGGCCATATCGACCGGGCTAGAGCGGATCACAGTCAAGCTTTTGCGTACCGTGTACGAGCAGGAACTCAAGCCGGTGCATCCCATGCTGGATGCGTTGCGCAGTGGCAATCCCAAGCTTATCGTCAAATATTCGGACCTGCGCATGCCCACTTTGGATAAACGCCTTCTTGAGCTGCAGAAGTTGATTGAAGAACGTCAGGCGGAAAAGCAGGACGAATCTGCGTTCGGCAGCAACGAAAAGGCGCGCAAGCTTTACATGATGCTGCAGGCGATGGGTTGCGAGTCCGATTTGCTGAAGCCGCTGATAGAAAACGTCTTCAAACAGTTTCCCAATCTTTCCATGCCCGAGCTGAGCAAGATTGTATTGGAGTGGTATTCTGAGCCGCCGGAACCGAAGAAGACCAAGGCTGAGACGGTGAAACCAAGCGACTGGCATACCTTGTCGTCCGACGATTGGAGGTTCAAATTCTCCCAGGCGGAAAAGGATTGCCTCTACGATGATTTGAAGCCGGGACGCGAGCTGTTCGACGTGCTCGGCTGGCTGAAGAAAGTGGGCTGA
- a CDS encoding DDE-type integrase/transposase/recombinase: MFRINEVLKYGESRYRVLQRIGDCLVWIDIDDDSAFPELASTSELVDAIDQETLNRIDDPFRELAFESPEEGTTARTKRDTNFALIKPLLELPDFYEPKSRGAAINRILVEQGSTKQTLYRLARRYWQRGQTANALLPDYKNSGGKGKKRIAKDKKLGRPRKYTPGVGALIDESIERLFRIAIDRYLLKDKGHSFPYAHRRFVTLYRNYFPDTPEEELPSNWQMMHFYKREYGQVEVLKKRVSVNEYNKGIRPLHSTANTQVLGPGSRYEIDATIADIYLVSDSERGNIVGRPVVYMVIDVFSRMVVGFYIGFENPSYAAAMQALHMAVTDKTDYCRELGFDIEPEDWPSVGLPDAILADRGELLGHQIENLERNFAVRIENAAPYRGDAKGIVERNFKTIQATFTPFAPGFVTGNRVKKRGGKDYRLDARLTVKEFAQIILSSVLYHNQHAVLEKYDRDADMPTDLPMTPIHLWNWGLQHRTGRLHQQDPDAVHIALLPRLKATLSELGVCLFGLYYTSLEILQQGWTHRGRDVKRPTSLEAAYDPLVADRIYLFPEKGSNRYWVCNLADRSREFCGASFWDVWQLRDEQKKTTGKARIAAGSKKREHEEFVIEKIAQAEKKAPDTSWFTEAERIRAINDNKRAEKAKERADKARRPEPDDTSKPADVVHLSEQDPDLDYPDYIDELFGEDD, translated from the coding sequence TTGTTTCGAATCAATGAGGTTTTGAAATATGGCGAGAGCCGCTACCGGGTGCTGCAGCGGATAGGTGACTGCTTGGTGTGGATCGATATCGACGACGATTCGGCTTTTCCTGAGCTTGCATCGACGAGCGAACTTGTTGACGCGATCGACCAGGAAACCCTGAATCGCATAGACGATCCCTTTAGGGAGCTCGCTTTCGAATCGCCGGAGGAAGGAACAACCGCCAGAACCAAGCGGGATACCAACTTCGCCTTGATCAAACCCTTGCTCGAACTACCCGACTTCTACGAGCCGAAAAGCCGAGGTGCGGCCATCAATCGGATTCTCGTCGAACAGGGTTCCACCAAGCAGACCCTGTATCGGCTGGCCCGGCGCTACTGGCAGCGCGGACAAACCGCCAACGCCCTGCTGCCGGACTACAAGAACTCCGGCGGCAAGGGTAAAAAACGGATTGCGAAGGACAAGAAACTCGGCCGCCCTCGCAAGTACACCCCGGGCGTCGGAGCTCTTATTGATGAATCCATAGAACGCCTGTTCCGAATCGCCATCGACCGCTATCTGCTGAAGGACAAGGGACACTCGTTTCCCTATGCCCATCGCCGTTTCGTCACCCTGTATCGAAACTACTTTCCGGATACGCCGGAAGAGGAGCTGCCCAGCAACTGGCAGATGATGCACTTCTACAAGCGCGAGTACGGCCAAGTCGAGGTATTGAAAAAGCGGGTATCGGTCAACGAATACAATAAGGGCATCAGGCCGCTTCACAGCACCGCCAATACCCAGGTACTTGGTCCCGGCTCCCGCTATGAGATAGATGCCACCATTGCCGATATCTATCTGGTGTCGGACAGCGAACGCGGCAATATAGTCGGCAGGCCCGTGGTATACATGGTGATAGACGTGTTCAGCCGTATGGTCGTCGGTTTCTACATAGGTTTTGAAAATCCCTCCTATGCGGCGGCAATGCAGGCCCTGCATATGGCCGTGACCGACAAGACGGATTATTGCCGGGAGCTGGGTTTCGATATCGAACCTGAAGACTGGCCTAGCGTGGGCCTGCCCGACGCCATTCTGGCAGACAGGGGCGAACTGCTGGGCCACCAGATAGAAAATCTGGAACGCAATTTCGCGGTCCGGATCGAAAATGCCGCGCCCTACCGTGGCGACGCCAAAGGCATAGTCGAGCGCAATTTCAAAACCATTCAGGCGACCTTTACGCCTTTTGCTCCCGGGTTCGTTACCGGCAACAGGGTGAAAAAGCGCGGCGGCAAGGACTATCGCCTGGATGCCAGACTCACGGTGAAAGAGTTCGCCCAGATCATCTTGTCATCTGTGCTGTACCACAACCAGCATGCCGTGCTCGAGAAGTACGACAGGGATGCGGATATGCCCACCGATCTGCCGATGACGCCGATCCATTTGTGGAACTGGGGTCTGCAGCACAGAACCGGGCGTTTGCATCAGCAGGATCCGGATGCGGTTCACATTGCCCTGTTGCCGAGGCTAAAGGCTACTTTGTCGGAACTCGGTGTTTGCCTGTTCGGACTCTATTACACCTCGTTGGAGATCCTGCAGCAGGGCTGGACGCATCGCGGCAGAGATGTGAAGCGCCCGACAAGCCTGGAAGCGGCTTACGATCCGCTGGTTGCAGACCGAATCTATCTCTTTCCCGAAAAGGGCAGCAACAGGTACTGGGTGTGCAATCTGGCCGACCGTTCGAGAGAATTCTGTGGCGCTTCGTTCTGGGATGTTTGGCAGCTGCGTGACGAACAGAAGAAAACCACGGGCAAAGCCCGAATAGCGGCGGGATCCAAAAAGCGCGAGCACGAGGAGTTTGTTATCGAAAAGATTGCCCAGGCGGAAAAGAAAGCGCCGGATACTTCCTGGTTTACGGAAGCCGAACGGATCCGAGCCATCAACGACAACAAGCGTGCTGAAAAGGCCAAGGAAAGGGCTGATAAGGCGCGGCGTCCCGAGCCGGACGACACGAGCAAACCGGCAGATGTTGTTCACCTGTCGGAACAGGATCCCGACCTCGACTATCCGGATTATATCGACGAACTGTTCGGGGAGGACGACTGA
- a CDS encoding heteromeric transposase endonuclease subunit TnsA translates to MASKKKGFTEAQFAKWIKEGRGSGEHADYKPWLTVRDLPSLGRVHRVFGHKSRRTHHLLSDLELAAFLLLEWHSEVTQIREQFPLERDTTRRLAVEAGIKHSNMGGIDQYMSSDFLVDSTDEHEPVFVLQAKYASALGDARTVEKLEVERRYWAEKEYPWYLVTEREIPPVVFKNIQWFYPAQRDDEEGMELALQQIEFYAHHFEKNPNKTIIAICKELDAAYDLLLGESLYEVRKLLAKRYFTFDIFIPITKLKAKDLRVGDLGFIREVYLVSNQ, encoded by the coding sequence ATGGCTTCAAAGAAGAAGGGATTTACCGAGGCCCAGTTTGCCAAATGGATTAAAGAGGGACGCGGCAGCGGCGAGCATGCCGATTACAAGCCCTGGCTGACTGTGCGTGATCTTCCCTCGCTCGGGCGCGTCCACCGTGTTTTCGGCCACAAATCGAGACGCACCCATCATCTGCTGTCGGATCTTGAACTGGCCGCCTTCCTGCTGCTGGAATGGCATAGTGAAGTCACTCAGATACGCGAACAGTTTCCTTTGGAACGGGATACCACCCGTCGGCTGGCGGTCGAGGCCGGTATCAAGCATTCCAATATGGGCGGCATCGACCAGTATATGTCGTCGGATTTTCTGGTCGACAGCACCGACGAACATGAGCCCGTATTCGTGTTGCAGGCCAAGTATGCTTCGGCACTTGGCGATGCCCGTACGGTCGAAAAGCTGGAAGTCGAGCGAAGATACTGGGCGGAGAAAGAGTATCCCTGGTATTTGGTTACCGAACGGGAAATACCCCCTGTCGTTTTCAAGAACATTCAGTGGTTCTACCCGGCGCAGCGCGACGACGAAGAGGGCATGGAACTGGCGCTGCAGCAGATCGAGTTCTACGCCCACCACTTCGAAAAGAATCCGAACAAAACGATAATCGCCATCTGCAAGGAGCTGGACGCGGCCTACGACCTGCTGCTCGGCGAATCCCTCTACGAGGTCAGGAAGCTGTTGGCCAAACGCTACTTTACCTTCGATATTTTCATTCCCATCACCAAGCTCAAGGCGAAGGACTTGCGGGTCGGAGATCTGGGCTTTATCCGGGAGGTGTATCTTGTTTCGAATCAATGA
- a CDS encoding DUF5677 domain-containing protein, which translates to MEDILKSWAALASHFIGEHFDHCKPYMDVAYDGMHPLTRFVSAQLYISCQLSSTSALVLIKEGLEWDAEIINRSIIEGVTKYVYLLTGSTEERLEKAKEYWEILPDYTAAKRSSKVKKFFEEISEAKHNRPLNDLLLSDREVDELRNGTNKNERFNLEQKWSFSHIINEFSKSDSPGLRAFISLAHGYGMSSHLIHKDGDGVGMIWERCLRSEERQSAVKLGHCARTVLDVCSFAELRTIYLLKACNENPTFTDSLRKRYSALFDELENAYRSFESIEY; encoded by the coding sequence ATGGAAGACATTCTGAAGTCATGGGCCGCATTGGCTAGCCATTTCATTGGTGAACACTTTGACCATTGCAAGCCTTACATGGACGTCGCATATGATGGTATGCATCCGTTAACACGTTTTGTTTCCGCTCAGTTATATATTTCCTGCCAGTTAAGCAGTACAAGTGCTTTGGTTTTAATAAAGGAGGGGCTTGAGTGGGACGCCGAGATCATAAATCGCTCTATCATTGAAGGAGTGACGAAATATGTGTATCTGTTAACAGGTTCCACAGAAGAAAGGTTAGAAAAAGCGAAAGAATATTGGGAAATTTTGCCGGATTATACCGCTGCAAAAAGAAGCTCAAAAGTGAAAAAATTCTTTGAAGAAATTTCAGAAGCAAAGCATAACAGGCCTCTCAATGATTTACTTTTGAGTGATCGTGAAGTAGATGAACTAAGAAATGGGACAAATAAGAATGAACGCTTCAATCTCGAACAAAAGTGGTCGTTTAGCCATATTATCAATGAGTTTTCAAAAAGTGATAGTCCTGGATTAAGAGCCTTTATATCTTTGGCTCACGGTTATGGCATGAGTAGTCACCTTATACATAAAGATGGTGATGGTGTCGGAATGATTTGGGAGAGGTGCTTACGGTCAGAGGAGCGCCAGAGTGCAGTTAAATTGGGTCATTGTGCTCGGACTGTGTTAGATGTATGTTCATTTGCGGAGCTTAGAACCATATACCTTCTCAAAGCGTGTAATGAAAATCCCACTTTTACGGACTCCTTAAGAAAGCGTTACTCTGCTTTGTTTGATGAACTTGAAAATGCGTACCGATCTTTTGAATCCATTGAGTATTAA
- the glmS gene encoding glutamine--fructose-6-phosphate transaminase (isomerizing): MCGIVGAVAQRDVAEILVEGLRRLEYRGYDSAGVAVVDSECQLTRVRRLGKVQELADAVEAEHVAGGTGIAHTRWATHGEPSEINAHPHMSGDIAVVHNGIIENYEVLREQLRERGYVFESQTDTEVIAHLVEWELRTAGSLLEAVQKTVKQLEGAYGTVVVDRKDPSRLVVARSGSPIVIGFGVGENFLASDQLALLSVTRRFMYLEEGDVAEVTRREVKVFNTFGEAVEREIVESNAEHDAGDKGHYRHFMQKEIFEQPKALINTMEGRLTKDSVVTESIGVHAADILNKVEHVQIVACGTSYNAGMTARYWFEALAGVSCDVEIASEFRYRKFVTRPNSLLITLSQSGETADTLAALRLAKEKGYMAAMTICNVAGSSLVRESDFAFMTRAGTEIGVASTKAFTTQLSALLMLVTALGKQKQVIDKAQEKEIVEALHALPQQIETALACEKEIEAIAEDFAEKHHTLFLGRGEYFPIALEAALKLKEISYIHAEAYAAGELKHGPLALIDADMPVVVVAPSNDLLEKLKSNIEEVRARGGLLYVFADQAAGFEGDDTMKIVTMPHVSEITAPIYYTIPMQLLSYHVALIKGTDVDQPRNLAKAVTVE, from the coding sequence ATGTGTGGAATTGTTGGTGCAGTAGCACAACGTGATGTCGCTGAAATTCTGGTGGAAGGCCTACGCCGTCTGGAATACCGCGGTTACGACTCTGCTGGTGTGGCAGTGGTAGACAGTGAATGTCAGCTGACGCGCGTTCGTCGCCTGGGTAAAGTGCAAGAGCTGGCGGATGCCGTTGAAGCGGAGCACGTTGCGGGCGGTACGGGTATTGCGCACACACGCTGGGCAACTCACGGTGAGCCATCTGAAATCAACGCACACCCGCACATGTCTGGTGATATCGCTGTGGTACACAACGGCATCATTGAAAACTACGAAGTACTACGTGAACAGTTGCGTGAGCGCGGTTACGTGTTTGAGTCACAAACCGATACCGAAGTGATTGCCCATCTAGTGGAGTGGGAACTGCGCACTGCAGGTTCGCTGCTGGAAGCGGTGCAGAAAACGGTAAAACAGCTGGAAGGCGCGTACGGTACGGTTGTGGTTGATCGTAAAGATCCATCCCGCTTAGTGGTAGCGCGTTCTGGCAGCCCGATCGTGATTGGTTTCGGTGTGGGTGAGAACTTCCTGGCATCAGACCAATTGGCGCTGCTGAGCGTGACTCGCCGCTTTATGTATCTGGAAGAAGGTGACGTGGCAGAAGTGACTCGCCGTGAAGTGAAAGTGTTCAACACGTTCGGTGAAGCGGTTGAACGTGAAATCGTGGAATCAAATGCTGAACACGATGCGGGTGACAAAGGGCACTACCGTCACTTCATGCAAAAAGAAATTTTCGAACAGCCAAAAGCGCTGATCAACACCATGGAAGGTCGCCTGACCAAAGATTCTGTGGTTACCGAAAGCATTGGTGTGCACGCGGCGGACATTCTGAACAAAGTTGAACACGTACAAATCGTCGCTTGCGGTACCTCTTACAATGCAGGTATGACAGCACGTTACTGGTTTGAAGCTCTGGCTGGTGTCAGCTGTGACGTGGAAATCGCGTCTGAATTCCGCTACCGCAAATTTGTAACGCGTCCAAACAGCCTGCTGATCACGTTGTCGCAGTCGGGTGAAACTGCGGATACGCTGGCTGCTCTGCGTCTGGCGAAAGAAAAAGGTTACATGGCGGCAATGACCATCTGTAACGTGGCTGGCTCGTCACTGGTGCGTGAATCAGATTTCGCGTTCATGACTCGCGCTGGCACTGAGATTGGTGTGGCATCAACCAAAGCCTTCACTACTCAACTGTCCGCACTGTTGATGCTGGTAACCGCTCTGGGCAAACAGAAGCAAGTGATCGACAAAGCGCAGGAAAAAGAGATTGTTGAAGCGCTACACGCTCTGCCACAACAGATTGAAACCGCTCTGGCGTGTGAAAAAGAGATCGAAGCGATCGCCGAAGACTTTGCCGAGAAGCACCACACACTGTTCCTGGGCCGCGGCGAATACTTCCCGATTGCTCTGGAAGCGGCGCTGAAACTGAAAGAGATTTCTTACATTCACGCCGAAGCATACGCTGCCGGCGAATTGAAACACGGCCCGCTAGCGCTGATCGATGCTGACATGCCAGTGGTTGTGGTGGCTCCAAGCAACGATCTACTGGAAAAACTCAAATCCAACATTGAAGAAGTGCGCGCACGTGGCGGTCTGCTGTATGTGTTTGCTGATCAAGCGGCTGGCTTTGAAGGGGATGACACTATGAAGATTGTGACCATGCCGCACGTGAGTGAAATCACGGCGCCAATCTACTACACCATTCCAATGCAGCTGTTGTCTTACCACGTTGCACTGATCAAAGGCACTGACGTAGACCAGCCACGTAACCTGGCAAAAGCGGTGACCGTAGAGTAA
- a CDS encoding DeoR/GlpR family DNA-binding transcription regulator has translation MSKRNTQLRRHAIANLVNEQGEVSVEALSSQFETSEVTIRKDLASLEANGLLLRRYGGAIALPKEVVADEMSSKVSVRKISLAKAAAKLIRDHNRIVIDSGSTTGALIEQLNDKRGLVVMTNSLHVANALNELESEPTLLMTGGTWDTHSESFQGKVAESVLRSYDFDQLFIGADGIDLERGTTTFNELVGLSKVMAEVSREVIVMVESDKVGRRIPNLELAWDNIDVLVTDKELPDEYAAQIESHQVRVIRA, from the coding sequence ATGTCGAAACGAAATACACAGCTGAGACGCCATGCGATTGCCAATCTGGTGAATGAACAGGGTGAGGTCAGTGTCGAGGCTTTGTCTAGTCAGTTTGAAACCTCCGAAGTCACTATTCGAAAGGATCTGGCCTCTTTAGAAGCCAATGGGCTACTGTTAAGACGCTACGGCGGTGCGATCGCTTTGCCGAAAGAAGTGGTCGCTGACGAAATGAGTTCAAAAGTTTCGGTTCGAAAGATATCACTCGCCAAAGCCGCCGCAAAATTAATTCGTGACCACAATCGAATTGTGATCGACAGCGGCAGTACGACTGGTGCTTTGATTGAGCAGTTGAACGACAAACGTGGGCTGGTGGTGATGACCAACTCCTTGCATGTGGCGAACGCGCTCAACGAACTGGAAAGTGAACCGACGCTGCTGATGACTGGCGGAACCTGGGATACGCATTCCGAATCGTTTCAGGGCAAAGTCGCGGAATCAGTACTGCGCTCTTACGATTTTGACCAGCTGTTTATTGGTGCTGATGGCATTGACCTTGAACGTGGCACGACTACGTTTAATGAGTTGGTGGGATTAAGCAAAGTCATGGCAGAAGTCTCGCGTGAAGTGATCGTCATGGTTGAATCGGACAAAGTTGGCCGCAGAATCCCGAACTTAGAACTGGCGTGGGACAATATCGATGTGCTGGTCACTGATAAAGAGTTACCCGACGAGTACGCGGCGCAAATTGAATCTCATCAGGTCCGAGTGATTCGGGCCTGA